Proteins from a genomic interval of Gemmatimonadales bacterium:
- a CDS encoding ParB/RepB/Spo0J family partition protein, whose product GDGGRVLAAYRDPLGGHWQVLAALPIDRVEPTPYQRDLSEPHVARLADAIERLDRFLDPVVAVRTADGRYWTPNGNHRLAALRRLGARAVVALVVPEPEVAHRILLLNTEKAHNLRERALEVSRLAESLAALDDRPEREYAIEFEEPSLLTLGLCYQRNGRFAGASYHPVLKRVEQFLPNRLSRALEIRAERAERLLELDAGVSEAMARLRERGFDSPYLRAFVVARINPLRFRRGAKADVDETIERMLAAARRFDAGKIRADQVATAGGAAEE is encoded by the coding sequence CCGGCGACGGCGGTCGCGTGCTCGCCGCGTATCGCGATCCGCTCGGCGGGCACTGGCAGGTGCTTGCGGCCCTCCCGATCGACCGCGTCGAGCCCACCCCGTACCAGCGCGACCTTTCCGAGCCCCACGTCGCCCGCCTCGCGGACGCGATCGAGCGGCTCGACCGCTTTCTCGATCCGGTCGTCGCGGTACGCACAGCGGACGGCCGCTACTGGACGCCCAACGGCAATCACCGGCTCGCCGCGCTCCGACGGCTCGGCGCCCGCGCCGTCGTCGCGCTCGTCGTGCCCGAGCCCGAGGTCGCCCACCGCATCCTGCTGCTCAACACCGAGAAGGCGCACAACCTGCGCGAGCGCGCGCTCGAGGTCTCGCGCCTCGCCGAGAGCCTGGCCGCGCTCGACGACCGGCCCGAGCGGGAGTATGCCATCGAGTTTGAGGAGCCGTCGCTCCTCACCCTCGGTCTCTGTTATCAGCGGAACGGGCGCTTTGCCGGCGCCAGCTACCACCCGGTCCTCAAGCGCGTCGAGCAGTTCCTCCCCAACCGCCTCTCGCGCGCGCTCGAGATTCGCGCCGAGCGGGCCGAACGACTGCTCGAGCTGGATGCCGGCGTGAGCGAGGCGATGGCGCGGCTCCGCGAGCGCGGCTTCGACAGCCCGTACCTCCGGGCGTTCGTCGTGGCACGGATCAATCCGCTCCGCTTCAGGCGGGGCGCCAAAGCCGACGTGGACGAGACGATCGAGCGGATGCTCGCCGCGGCACGCCGGTTCGACGCGGGCAAAATCCGCGCGGACCAGGTGGCGACGGCCGGCGGTGCCGCGGAGGAGTGA
- a CDS encoding dienelactone hydrolase family protein: MTARRRRSRQFQPLTGAASHVLVAAIALAVGAAGAYGVRTGQRLDPVTTHGEWVHIKTSSGDSLRAYVAYPERKTKAPAMIVIHEIFGLSDWEPTVADRLAKNGYVAAVPDLLSTKYGRSPASPDSGRKLVAELEPDRITRDLDATYAYLNGRTGVERDKIGVIGFCWGGGQSFRYATNNPHLRAAVVCYGPAPDTAAMRRIKAPVLGIYGENDARITGALPEVTAAMNALGKSYTPEVFPGTGHGFLRPGRQGSDGPEVERAWTRILQFLRARLGG; the protein is encoded by the coding sequence ATGACCGCTCGCCGTCGTCGATCCCGCCAGTTCCAGCCGCTCACCGGGGCGGCATCCCACGTGCTCGTCGCCGCGATCGCGCTCGCCGTGGGTGCCGCCGGCGCGTACGGCGTGCGTACCGGCCAACGGCTCGATCCGGTGACGACGCACGGCGAGTGGGTCCACATCAAAACCTCCAGCGGCGACTCGCTCCGCGCGTACGTCGCATATCCCGAGCGGAAGACGAAGGCGCCGGCGATGATCGTGATCCACGAGATCTTCGGCCTGAGCGACTGGGAGCCGACCGTGGCCGACCGGCTCGCCAAGAACGGCTACGTGGCGGCCGTGCCCGACCTGCTCTCGACAAAGTACGGCCGCTCGCCCGCGAGCCCCGACTCGGGCCGCAAGCTCGTGGCCGAGCTCGAGCCCGACCGGATCACGCGGGACCTCGACGCGACCTACGCCTACCTCAACGGGCGCACGGGGGTGGAGCGGGACAAGATCGGCGTCATCGGCTTCTGCTGGGGCGGGGGCCAGAGCTTCCGCTACGCGACCAACAATCCGCACCTCCGCGCCGCCGTGGTCTGCTACGGCCCGGCGCCCGACACCGCCGCCATGCGCCGCATCAAGGCGCCGGTCCTCGGCATCTACGGCGAGAACGACGCGCGCATCACCGGCGCGCTGCCCGAGGTGACCGCCGCGATGAACGCGCTGGGGAAGAGCTACACGCCGGAGGTGTTTCCCGGCACCGGCCACGGCTTTCTGAGGCCGGGCCGCCAGGGATCGGATGGTCCGGAGGTCGAGCGCGCGTGGACGCGGATTCTCCAGTTCCTCCGCGCGAGGCTCGGCGGCTAG
- a CDS encoding thioredoxin family protein yields MKSSDAGAPALDFPSLWNKALTYDGFVHASDLKHRGLWEGLHRLARIPDWALAAVPPDAGLRLLVLVEDWCGDASNTVPVLARLAEAAPGVELRVLRRDEYPAVMDRYLTNGSRSIPVVIALDEHFRERGHWGPRPTMLQAWVMAQRAAGAPKESIYPEVRRWYARDHGETTLDQVLAAAGFPAHPAGHEAPPLPPIGPA; encoded by the coding sequence TTGAAGAGCTCTGATGCCGGCGCGCCCGCGCTCGACTTTCCGTCGCTCTGGAACAAGGCGCTCACCTACGACGGCTTCGTGCACGCGAGCGATCTCAAGCACCGCGGCTTGTGGGAGGGGCTGCACCGACTCGCCCGCATCCCCGACTGGGCGCTCGCCGCGGTCCCTCCCGATGCGGGGCTCCGGTTGCTCGTGCTGGTCGAAGACTGGTGCGGCGACGCGTCGAACACCGTGCCGGTGCTCGCCCGTCTGGCCGAGGCCGCGCCCGGGGTCGAGCTGCGGGTGCTACGGCGCGACGAATACCCCGCGGTGATGGATCGGTATCTCACCAACGGGTCGCGCTCGATTCCGGTGGTGATTGCGCTCGACGAGCACTTCCGCGAGCGGGGACATTGGGGTCCGCGGCCCACGATGCTCCAGGCCTGGGTGATGGCGCAGCGCGCGGCCGGCGCGCCGAAGGAGTCGATTTACCCCGAGGTTCGCCGCTGGTATGCCCGCGACCACGGCGAGACCACGCTGGACCAGGTGCTCGCGGCCGCCGGGTTTCCGGCACATCCGGCCGGGCACGAAGCGCCGCCGCTTCCGCCGATCGGTCCCGCCTAG
- a CDS encoding saccharopine dehydrogenase C-terminal domain-containing protein, with protein MKMLVLGAGLQGSACAYDLLQNRAVERVTLADLRLDPLPPFLQGDWGGRLCRLSLDVTDRAAVRRAMAGHAGVLSAIPYYYNGPMAAAAVESGCHFADLGGNTEIVFEQKKLDAEARKKDLSIIPDCGLAPGMVNILAAEGIRRMDATERVKIFVGGLPQHPEPPLNYQIVYSLEGALDYYTTPSWVLRGGRRVQVDALSEIEMVDFPAPVGRLEAFHTAGGISTLPFAYEGRVDVMEYKTLRYPGHAAIMRPIRELGLLDNAPIDVKGERVVPRDVFIAAVHPKLFKPRERDVVALQVEVTGTKDGQPSRARFRLLDFYDAEQGISAMMRTTGYSLSITGQMQADGRISAHGVRTPDEAVPFRAYVDELGARGVKIEEL; from the coding sequence ATGAAGATGCTCGTCCTCGGAGCCGGCCTCCAGGGCTCCGCGTGTGCTTACGATCTGCTGCAGAACCGCGCCGTCGAGCGCGTCACGCTCGCCGACCTCCGGCTCGACCCGCTGCCGCCGTTTCTCCAGGGCGACTGGGGCGGACGGCTCTGCCGGCTCTCGCTCGACGTGACCGATCGCGCCGCGGTGCGCCGCGCGATGGCGGGTCACGCAGGCGTGCTGAGCGCCATTCCCTACTACTACAACGGCCCCATGGCCGCAGCGGCCGTCGAGAGCGGCTGCCATTTCGCGGATCTGGGCGGCAACACCGAGATCGTCTTCGAGCAGAAGAAGCTCGACGCGGAAGCGCGCAAGAAGGATCTGTCGATCATTCCCGACTGCGGGCTCGCCCCCGGCATGGTGAACATCCTCGCGGCCGAGGGGATCCGGCGCATGGATGCCACCGAGCGGGTGAAGATCTTCGTCGGCGGCCTGCCGCAGCATCCGGAGCCTCCGCTCAATTATCAGATCGTGTACTCGCTCGAGGGCGCGCTCGACTACTACACCACGCCGTCATGGGTGCTGCGCGGCGGCCGGCGGGTGCAGGTGGACGCGCTGAGCGAAATCGAAATGGTGGATTTTCCGGCTCCGGTCGGCCGGCTCGAGGCATTCCATACGGCGGGTGGCATCAGCACGTTGCCGTTCGCCTACGAAGGCCGGGTGGACGTGATGGAGTACAAGACGCTGCGCTACCCGGGCCATGCGGCGATCATGCGGCCCATCCGCGAGTTGGGCCTGCTGGACAACGCGCCGATCGATGTCAAAGGCGAGCGGGTCGTACCGCGCGACGTGTTCATCGCGGCGGTGCACCCCAAGCTGTTCAAGCCGCGCGAGCGCGACGTCGTGGCGCTGCAGGTGGAAGTGACCGGCACGAAGGACGGCCAACCATCCCGCGCGCGGTTCCGGCTGCTCGACTTCTACGACGCGGAGCAAGGGATCAGCGCCATGATGCGCACCACCGGCTATTCGCTTTCGATCACGGGCCAGATGCAGGCGGACGGCCGGATTTCCGCGCATGGCGTGCGCACGCCCGACGAGGCGGTGCCGTTCCGGGCCTACGTGGACGAGCTGGGGGCGCGCGGGGTAAAGATTGAAGAGCTCTGA
- a CDS encoding BamA/TamA family outer membrane protein — MPLHRFVPLARASAVLALGAALGPAALPAQQPAPTDSTFASAEAPESTWTNLDVPWRLSYFPFLSGLANDGPLIGARVRYAEAAPYEARVTTSASLTLDAAAGFHGTQFARAEFRAPRLVRGWRFSVLGAAVREARFGFFGLGNDTPNDPDAVNDAQPLFYRVNRTVYRGQLEVSRQIVGPLLLAVQGDVRSVKFSAQDQGPTVFRETFGDVLRQDDASARAALVLDLRDNEYNTTSGALLEAGGQVANGGGNYERLYAVLRGWLPVRRGTVVAARLLGSQLFGEPTLDARFEVPAWERPVGVLGGQFSLRAIESGRFAGKGVLLGNFEVRQEVKSFGPEGALGALVLVGFVDAGRVFEDTDFRLTTDGVKVGGGLGAGVRFLRTMAFTLNLARGPDGTRFTFGYGWMF; from the coding sequence ATGCCCTTGCACCGCTTCGTCCCGCTCGCCCGCGCATCCGCCGTGCTCGCCCTTGGCGCCGCGCTTGGTCCCGCCGCGCTGCCGGCACAGCAGCCGGCGCCGACCGACTCGACTTTCGCATCGGCCGAGGCTCCTGAGTCCACCTGGACCAATCTCGACGTGCCGTGGCGCCTGAGTTACTTCCCGTTTCTGAGCGGCCTCGCCAACGACGGCCCGCTCATCGGGGCCCGCGTGCGCTACGCCGAGGCCGCGCCGTACGAAGCACGAGTCACCACCAGCGCGTCGCTCACCCTCGACGCTGCAGCCGGTTTTCACGGCACCCAGTTCGCGCGGGCCGAATTTCGCGCGCCGCGGCTCGTGCGCGGCTGGCGCTTCTCGGTTCTCGGCGCGGCGGTGCGCGAGGCGCGGTTCGGCTTTTTCGGGCTCGGCAACGATACGCCCAACGATCCCGACGCCGTGAACGACGCCCAGCCGCTCTTCTACCGGGTGAACCGCACCGTGTATCGCGGCCAGCTCGAGGTGAGCCGCCAGATCGTCGGCCCGCTGCTCCTGGCCGTGCAGGGCGACGTGCGATCGGTCAAGTTCTCGGCGCAGGATCAGGGCCCCACGGTGTTCCGCGAAACTTTCGGCGACGTGCTCCGCCAGGACGACGCCTCCGCGCGCGCGGCACTCGTGCTCGACCTGCGCGACAACGAGTACAACACCACGAGCGGCGCGCTGCTCGAAGCCGGCGGCCAGGTGGCGAACGGCGGCGGCAACTACGAACGGCTCTACGCGGTGCTACGCGGGTGGCTGCCGGTGCGCCGCGGCACCGTCGTCGCCGCGCGCCTCCTTGGCTCCCAACTCTTCGGCGAACCGACGCTCGATGCTCGGTTCGAAGTTCCCGCCTGGGAGCGTCCCGTCGGCGTGCTCGGCGGCCAGTTTTCGCTCCGCGCCATCGAAAGCGGCCGGTTCGCGGGCAAGGGCGTGCTGCTCGGCAACTTCGAGGTGCGCCAGGAGGTGAAGTCGTTCGGGCCCGAGGGCGCGCTCGGAGCGCTGGTGCTGGTGGGCTTTGTCGATGCCGGGCGGGTCTTCGAGGATACCGACTTCCGCCTCACCACCGACGGTGTGAAGGTGGGCGGCGGCCTCGGCGCCGGCGTGCGCTTCCTGCGCACGATGGCGTTCACGTTGAATCTCGCGCGCGGGCCCGACGGCACCCGATTCACCTTTGGGTACGGCTGGATGTTCTAG
- a CDS encoding M1 family metallopeptidase — protein sequence MFSILLLQAAAAGAGAGAALAAGADTALPTQDAIHYDVTLAPSDSGRYLEGSVETRWRLRLRGPITLALDSAMEVVRVLEGGRAGELHRVAWRRESDRLVIPDQSAPGDTITTRVEYRGEPREGLVFRGTGRNRTIFADNWPDRAHGWLPVQDHPSDKASVSFHVEAPIADEVIANGTLRGVDTLPRGRAVWSYDMPRDIPVYTMVIGIARFAVTPLPDAACKVRCVHQSVWTAPADSAFALAGPFRRVGEIVDFFSRLMGPFPYASLAHVESSTEFGGMENTTAIFYNDSLYRARRLGEQTVAHETAHQWFGDAVTERDWHHLWLSEGFATYLAAMWGEHAAGADGPAVLADEMRRAAGQYFASSVVDRPILDPSVRDLLSLLNENNYQKGAWVLHQLRGMIGDSAFAAGLRGYYRAYRDSTALSADFARVMGEAAGRNLDWYFTQALTQPGYPVLDVRWRYDGGRLALTIRQTQPAEWGLYRMPGLEIVVDGRPIRVDVDGRETRRVVDGIARAPAAVEVDPHAWWLLKATVAREG from the coding sequence ATGTTTTCCATTCTTCTCCTGCAGGCCGCCGCCGCGGGCGCGGGGGCGGGCGCGGCGCTCGCCGCGGGGGCGGACACGGCGCTCCCCACGCAGGACGCCATCCACTACGACGTGACGCTCGCACCGAGCGACAGCGGCCGATATCTCGAGGGCTCGGTCGAGACGCGCTGGCGGCTCCGCTTGCGGGGGCCGATCACGCTGGCGCTCGACTCGGCGATGGAGGTCGTGCGCGTGCTGGAAGGCGGCCGCGCCGGGGAATTGCATCGCGTCGCGTGGCGGCGCGAGAGCGACCGCCTCGTGATCCCCGACCAGAGCGCGCCGGGCGACACCATCACCACCCGCGTCGAATACCGCGGCGAGCCGCGCGAAGGGCTCGTCTTCCGCGGCACCGGGCGCAACCGCACCATCTTTGCGGACAACTGGCCGGACCGCGCCCACGGCTGGCTCCCGGTGCAGGACCATCCCTCCGACAAGGCCTCGGTGAGCTTTCACGTGGAGGCGCCGATTGCAGACGAGGTGATCGCGAACGGGACTCTGCGCGGCGTGGACACGCTGCCGCGGGGCCGCGCGGTGTGGAGCTACGACATGCCGCGGGACATTCCGGTGTACACGATGGTGATCGGCATCGCCCGGTTCGCGGTGACCCCGCTGCCGGACGCCGCCTGCAAAGTCCGCTGCGTCCACCAGAGCGTGTGGACCGCGCCGGCCGACTCGGCGTTCGCGCTCGCGGGGCCGTTCCGCCGGGTTGGAGAAATCGTCGACTTCTTCTCGCGACTCATGGGACCCTTTCCGTACGCGTCGCTGGCGCACGTCGAATCGAGCACCGAGTTCGGCGGAATGGAAAACACCACCGCGATCTTCTACAACGACAGCCTCTATCGCGCCCGCAGGCTCGGCGAGCAGACGGTGGCGCACGAGACGGCGCACCAGTGGTTCGGCGACGCGGTGACGGAGCGCGACTGGCACCACCTCTGGCTCTCGGAGGGCTTCGCCACCTATCTCGCGGCAATGTGGGGCGAGCACGCGGCCGGCGCGGATGGGCCCGCGGTGCTCGCGGACGAGATGCGGCGCGCGGCCGGGCAGTACTTCGCGTCGTCCGTCGTGGATCGACCGATCCTCGATCCGTCGGTGCGCGATCTGCTCTCGCTGCTCAACGAGAACAACTACCAGAAGGGCGCCTGGGTGCTGCACCAGCTTCGCGGCATGATCGGAGACTCGGCGTTCGCGGCGGGACTCCGCGGCTATTACCGCGCGTACCGCGACAGCACCGCGCTCTCGGCCGACTTCGCGCGGGTGATGGGCGAGGCCGCGGGGCGCAATCTCGACTGGTACTTCACCCAGGCGCTGACCCAGCCCGGCTATCCGGTGCTCGATGTGCGCTGGCGCTACGACGGCGGCCGGCTCGCGCTCACGATCCGGCAGACGCAGCCGGCCGAGTGGGGATTGTACCGGATGCCGGGGCTCGAGATCGTAGTCGATGGCCGGCCGATCAGGGTGGACGTGGATGGCCGCGAGACGCGGCGGGTTGTCGACGGAATCGCGCGGGCGCCGGCCGCGGTCGAGGTGGACCCGCATGCCTGGTGGCTGCTCAAGGCCACGGTTGCGCGTGAGGGGTGA